The nucleotide window CCTGAAAAAAGATGTGGTTGCAACAGTCACTGATGGTGCCAGTATTATGGTAAAATTCGGAAAGGACACTAGCCCTCAACATGTGACTTGCTATGCCCATGCAATTCATTTGGCTGTTTGTGATGTTTCGTACAAGATATTTAATTCTAAGTATTATTCTAGTGAAGCCTCCTGATGTATATGATTTTGGAAGTGACTTTGAGACAGTTGCTGAGGATGATTCTGAGGAGGTCGCTCCTTTTTTGTCACCTAGCTTGCAAGATATCGTGAGAAAAACAGTAGAAGTCGTTTGGAGTTCcctcgtaaaaaatgatgacaaTCTTTTGGTAAAGAGAAAATGCTTCTATTAGATTGCAAGACCAGGTTGAATAGTTTGCTGACAATGCTGAAAAGATTCTACGAGTTCAGGAAAGAGATCAAAATGGTGTTGGTGAAGCTCTGGCCCCCGTCAAGGCTGCTGTTGACGCACTAGCCAGTGAAGAAGCAGACTTGGTCTTTTCGGATCGATGAGCGTCGCAATGATACTCTGATTCACCTTCTTGAATACCTCAGGAAACCTTGGAAATCGCACAAGACGCCAAAATTGCCACCTTGGCAACAAATCTTATTCAAACATGGTTCTCTACTAACGAATCAGATCCACGCGGCACTACTGAAGAAATCTACTTCTCAAATGACTTTACCTCAAGAGCTGAACACATTTATGGCAGCTGATGAAAACGAAGAAGCAGAATGCCGTGAGGTCAAGTCTCAACTTGGAAAAGTAGTATGGAGTCCTTCAGTTGAGGCTGAACATGCGTTCTCCTTGGTTATTTTGGCAATAAAATTAGAAATCGTTTTAATGATGACACTCTTGGTGCACTGCTGTATTTGCGTCAATATTACAAGAAATAAACATGTTAACCACGAAAATTCCCAGGACCTAAAATTTAGTCCCGAAATAGAGTATTCAATGGTCTCGTTTACATGCAGTCTTTTAAGTAACCCTGCAGCAATTTTTCAACACCATTTccattcaaaaaataatctaaaagtattttgttattttttaggaaaatggTTATACTATAGTGGATGGTCTTGAAATAGATGATCGATCCCGAGTGCGCATGGATGCAACAGCTAATGAATTACTTGAGGAACGTAATGAGGCAATGAAGTTTCTCAGTCAGAGCGATTGACATATTGCCCAGTCGCAACTGTAAATGAGCTTGTGTCATGCAACTTGCAAACCTTTAAGtcaagttttattgttaagATTTGCAAGTTGTGTGCACGAGACATGTGTAATTAAGACAACAATAAAGTTGTGTAATTATTTCCTTGGACGTTGCCAAACTAGCTAAAGTTAACAGATTCGAATTACCTTGCAGTTGTGACTGGAAAATTGTTTACCATTTGTTTCTGTCATAATAGTTACCGCATGACAAAGttcaaagttcttttaattGATCATGATGTAAGTTGTATTGTATCTgataaatgaatgaataaagGAAATATTatgctgattaattattatcatccCTGCTTTTTCCTGAGAACAGTGACAGCAAATTTGCAGTTTCATTTCGCACAGTATACATCTATCTAAACAAATAGCTATGATAATTGAATTTTGATTAGGCCAGTGTTTCAGAAACTTATCGTAACTACAGTGGAAATGAAGATTAgattgcataaaatttttaaaagtatgtCATGTGTCTTTTTTACGTTGAGAACTgtactttttaattttgctcATCCTTACCATCATACTACACACCATGCGATAACTCATTCTTTAAAAGCTAACTTTTAGTAACGAGCGAAAAATTAAGaagaaatgtaaaaacaacatCAACAATATTCTATTAAACTATCCCATTCGATGTTGGAAAAAAATGGATGCGCCATTAAATCATCAAGTCCTCGTACTCCTGAACCCAGTCTCTGGCTTGGATAGTATTGCAAGAGTCCAGTCAATAATGACTTTGCTTCATTTGAAATATAATCCGGAAAGCAAATAATTGTATGACTGCTTATTCCACAAGGATATTCTCGCCGAAGAGtctaaaatatataaaattccaaaaatgaATACAATATTAACGATGCAAGGATACGCAACTAGATTTACACATACTTACCTTCGCTGTAAAAAGTTCAAATAAAAGTGCACCTAAACTCCACCAATCACAAGCTTCAGTAcgcttttgtaaaacattGATCATTTCTGGAGCAGAATAAAAGTGATCAGCATGAATACACGCTGAAGGTGGATCAATCTGCTTCCACTTGCCAAAATATGTTAAGCGTATGTGACCTTGacagaaaattaaattatgaaaattgATTAAAGTAGCCGCTACAACCAATGCATCATAATTAAAGGATAGCTACTGCTCCAAATGAAAAAAGCAGTGCGCTCTGCTCTTGTTACCCCTACCGGCACTTTTCATCTTGCTGGTGTAAGGTGTAGCCACATAGTGAAGCTTCTAATGTGGTGCACCAACCTTCGGCAAAATTTCACcagattttttatcatttagaGTGTCCCAAACATATATAACCGGTGACGGTGAAATAACTCATGGTTTCATTCCCATTATGCGATTTTGCATCATaccaaattttgacttttagTCTTTTTTTCTGTACCACTTTGATTCGACAGCAAACATGCACGATTCCTAACATCGTTTCAATATCTGCCACCATAGCTTATTATCAACCAAATAAAAGCttagaaacctttcatttgaTTCTATGAAACTCACAGAGTACACATGTAAGGGCAATTACATACATTATAaccaaattcaaaataaaacatgtatcTTCTTCAATTAATTCTGCATAAGACacataaaagatttgtttatAGGAGtcgatttaaaaaaaaagaaatatctGTGGGTAGGGGGGGGAAAATTATCTGGGACCCCGTCGTGAGAACGTCAGAGCAGCAGAACGTTTGCGTTGTTGTGCAGCTATGTAATGCATTATCACAATGcgttttgcaagttttataTGGTGACCTGTCTTTCCAACTTGTTTCCGAAACGGGTTATGTCTGCTTTTAATTGAATTATAAGCGTAAAACGAACTTCTTAGCGGAGATAAAGTAAGCTCCTCATGAAAGACGCTATCAAAAACGATTTGCGGGAACGGACCTGAGAACAACAGAACGGGTATGTTGACCTTATTTCGGCAAAGTAGATGCTTCCAAATTTTTTCTGTGAAAgttcattaaaaacaaattttcaaagattgcctaaactttttcgttatattttttttaatgctACACTTTGTTGTGACGCTTCAGTTGTCGAACCGGTGGACTAACTAAATGATCGGCGTGTAATCATTCGTTACAAATTTGAATTGGCTTGACTGGacattttgaagtttatttacACGGTTACAAGTTGCTTGCAACTAGCGAGTTGAATTCATTCTTTAAGAATTTTGCAGGTAAACACCGGTAGCTGGCAGGATAAAAAATGACgttaaacttgaaaaatatattAGGATGTCATACTTAGAGCGTCGAAGAAGACCGCGCCCCACGCTTTTATTAACTCTGTTGACACCTATCCCATGTAGTTCCTGTTAATCTGTCCCATGTTGTGCTATCTGCTTTCTTATCTGTCATCTCATTATTAGTTCCTGTACTCTTTTTCCTTCCCTTAGTTGTTATCTCTTTATGATCTTGCACCATGCTTTTCCTCTCTTGACGGTTCTCAAAATAAGCGGAACTGTTCTTTCTAGATGTCTCAATCATTTAGTTCTGCGCTTTCTCTTCGGGAAATATCTTCTATCATCGTCACTATGAATTTTAATGCGCAGCTAAGCTTTTATCATATTTATCCTTAGCCCCTTCCGTGACAATGAGGATGATTTCTGAAAACGTTGTCTATAATAATTTAGGCAGAACACTGACATGGAtatcaacaaataaaaaatgtgccATACTTTTTACGATAGCGAGACGCCGTAATTTGTAGAAAATATCTGAGTCGAACAATCATATCTCAAATAACATTTGTAAATTAGTTTAGTTATCTTGTCTGTTCAATACATCATCGTTTAAATAGGAATGATTGAACATTGAGCAGTTTCACATGCAAAGACTGACATGAATTGTAAcgaattaattaaaaatatttgatgataAAACATCAAATACATCTTACCAGATGCACTTAACAGAATGTTATCAGGGCAGAGATTGCGACACAATATTCCTAGAGAATGTAAAGTTCCAACAGCTACAATGATCTCAGCTGCCCATGTGCATATAAGACTTTCAGGTATCCTGCAAAAGTAGCATATAAAGCACAAAATCTATTTTATTTGAGTGTTTACCTGgcatataaattttattacaaaagtCAGCCTATGACACTTATGGGTGTAACCGCGTACCTGTAAGATTGTGCAGGTTGTGAACCCATTTGTTTGAAGATATTAAACACAGATGTTGGTGTGATTTTTGTGTcaattggtaaactgttaatTTCAGAAGACACAGATTGATCAATTTCCTTGAATGTATTACATGGCTGCACCAGCTCATTTTCATCAACCTTTTGGGTGATTTCGCTTTTGTCTTGAGATTTAATCCGGCAGCCTCGAAATATTGAAGCTGGATCAATAGTTGAAACACCATATTCATTGATCCTGTTGGATATATCTTTTTCTCCTTCATTTGGTTTATACAAAACATCTGCTGTCACTTCATCTCCTTCTACACTACTGTTCAGAGATAAACTCGGAGAACAGTCAGCCATGTGAATATGTTGCAGCGATGGGCTGCTGCTTAAAACCGGCGGTGCTTGGAGAGCATGGGAAGAACCAACTTTTCGATTTAGAAGCGGGCTGGTTAAAGCAACCGTAGACAAATCTTGTTCACTTAGAAGTTCTGTTGAGTTGACATACTTCTCATAATCAGTTTCTTCAGTGTAGTTTTCACCTAGCAACTCAGTTGGAGTTTGCTCAAAGTGCAAATCCACATCTTCATCACTTGAAATTCCTAAACTGTCAATGGTAAACTGGGTATTTTCAGAGATGGTAGCAGTAGTATTAGAGTCATCTGACTTGCAAAGAAGTGGCCTGTCTGTCAAATCTGTTTTAGCAGGGTTATTTGGAGTAAGGGCTGTATTGCTTAATTTGCTATCATTTAACTCTTTTGGATTTGCTCGACACATCTTTCGGCAGTTTGTAAAAAAGGCAGACAAGTGATCCCAAAGCTTACCCCCTGTCAAAgttaaatatttctatttaGAAAAGTGATATCTTGAAATACACCAAAGAACatttagttgtacaggtcaAATAACAATTGATAATTACCAGGCAAAAACTAGCAATGTGCAATATCAGCAAATAGAAAATACAGTACCTGAGGCATGTTCCAAAACAAGGTAAATGGAAGTAGATGTACTAAAAAAATGATACAACTTGACCATATAAGGTACATTAGCAGGAATAACAGTTTTCCTAAACCGACTGCTTTTTCGGCAAGACTTAGGAAGTACCTAAACAACAAccaaataaagttaaaattcaACATCAGTACATTTAGCTGTGATATGTATTTTTACTAAACATTTACCCAAATTTTGCACAATTTCTAAGCAATAAAACAAGACATCATGCCTTAATCACAAATGTGTCCTGTGAGCTGGTGTTGACCACTAAGAGCACTTTATCAACTATTCCAAGaactttaaattttactaAATCCTCAGATGCATGTCTAGGACTTGGAGCAGGTTTGCAATCATCTTCAAGTTTCTTAGAATGGTTCAGGCTGTCACAATTATCCTTATAGGACACTTCGGCTTCATCAAATGCACTATGGCATACGTTTTGATCAGTCTGTTATAAACACAATCTAAATAATTCTAGAATTAATCAAATGCTCttaatatcaataaaaatcATAAAGGCAGATAAACGTTTTCGTCAAATAAGCTATCATTTACCAAAACAGTAATAGTGAGGGGCAAgtgtaaaaacaagttgaccttaaatcaaaaaCGGGTTGTTAGTGAGTATcccagaaattttttttacgaTATTATGTGGAGGTTTCAGCAGATACTGCCGAAAATGTATTGGAAATCTGCTGCTTAATTTGATAACAGTGGCgatgattatgacgtcaccatgTAAAATCAACAGGCTTAATGGCTGACATTTGAAACAAGTATGGTTGTAGTTATAGGCGGGCTAGCCTAGCTAACATGCTTTAATTGGAATACAACTTTACAGGTTCACGATTAATTGAAGCTGATCTTGATTTTCAATATAGAAATGCTATAAGTGGCGGGTGTAGGGTTCTTATCCTTATGACAATAGTGTAGAACCAATGGTCACAACTGAGCTCAGTAAGCTATAGCTAACGAACCAAACACCAGCCTCGTGTACATGGCTTTCACATTATGACATCAAAATTGCTGCCACCCATGTCATAATTAGCACCcaatttgcagtttttatgacacatttctagtaataattgcttaaccactaaatattgaaaaattatttgtcCGGTATGCTTATCGACAAACTTTCTTTGATTTAGGGTCAACTAGCTTGCCCCTTACTTTAAGTGCTGACCAAAATCGACTGCATAACTCAACAAACTTGTATACACCGACGCTAATTTTCCAGCATATAtttagaaaagtttgaaatgtgaaaCAATTAATGTATGGTATTTACTTAGATTCAGATTTTATGAACAATCGGCAAGATAGTAACTTTTGAAGGTGgaaatgaaaaataacatGACAATAAAATCCTATTTAGCTACTGATTTTAGGTTGACTTAAACATGCAGAATTCCATCAGAATACAATAtatgtaaaatgttttacattCTGCATATATTTGCTTTACCTTCATTGATCTTGAACTATTAACCATATTTTTCAGATGTTTATCATAAATTTCTTCTGCTTTTTTGAGATACTTAGCAGTCTTTTTGCGAACAGTCTGTACTCGAACTTCATCAGTATCaccttgaaataaaacttaaaactaagCAGAAAACCAAGCCCTATGGTAACGTTGTACCAGCTGCATTTACGAGTAATAGTAGTAAAAAACAATTCCGAATAATAGAATAACCATATAAATagattcattttgttttcaaagtaaTTCCAAAACCATTTTCATTACCCTCGATGTCAATTGAGCTGGTGAGCTGTAAGCTTCATTAAAAAGTTATTAACTTCTAAATCATGCTTATACTAGAGTTTTTAATGTGATTTTGGAAACCAAAACAAATGGTCTCGTAAAATTTATAAGTCTGCAACTAAAGTAGAAAATCAGCagttagtttttaaaagtcGCAACgtcttaaaatttcttagcgGTCACAAGTTAGCAGAAAAGCAATTAATGAAAGAACTAAAATTGTAGCTATAGTACAGCGGTCTCCAATTTTCAGGCTGCATGTAGTATATAAGATTAAATTCCGTGGACAACTAAAGTGAATTTCAGTAATTTTATTAGGATTTTGATTCATGATAATGTTACAAATGTGTAAGTAAatgctttttcaaaattggGCTTGTAGCACCACCGAATTGACATGAAACAGTCAAGTGATTATGATCAGCAAAACGTGCTTTAAAGAAGCCTAATTTTAGTGACCCTTTATCACTTTCGAGTCTACTAAGGGATAGTTAGaatgtgtatttttatacaattAATAGTGATCCTTTTTTGTCGAAATTTAGCATCCCCTTCTTTAGTTTAGCCACCATTCATCATTGTGGTTTTATGGCCTTTGGGTTAAAGGTTGGAGACCCCTGATATAGTATAATACTTCAGCTTACCCTGTACGCCTTGAAGTAGAATGTTAATGGCAGATTTGTATGACGCAAAAGCATTTTCATGCTCCTGATCAACCAATGCATTTTGAGCAGACGATATAAACTTTGCAGCCTCAATTAAATAAAAGCCTCTAAATATTAACAAAGATTAACATGAGGAAAAATGAACATTGTAAAGAcatcaaataattttaaattaagcaCCTTTGTTCATCTTTCTCTCCCACAATGCTACCTTTTACACTGCACGaagatgttttaatttcttcagcATTCAATCTTTGCAATCCATGCATTTCATTGTTTGTATTTACAGTAGTTTCAAACTGGTGCTCAGATTTGGTGCTAGGTATTTGGGAGTCACTACAGATAAAAGCACTACCACTTTCAGAAGATATTCGTTCTCGTTCCAACATTTGATTCAGGTAAGCTCTTGCTTTTGAAGACTTCCTATGTTGGTCCTTTGCCATTCCAatattttcttcttcttcatgTAATATATCCATCCCAAGTTCAATTGCAGTACTACTCGACATATTTTTGTCAGAAACAGGATCAGACACCACATCTGAAGTACCATTTGTGAagaacaattataattatgaaatggcttaaaaaaatttattttgagaTAGAAAGTTATTGACTAGTTGAGATTCATTTCTATTTCAGTTGGAGATACATCAAATTTTTAATGGTTTTCAGTTTCTGCGTTAGCCAGACCTTGCAGCTCTGGAAAACTTGCAGATTGATTTTGACTAGGGTGTTGAAAATTTCCAAGAGTATTTGTTTGACCATCGCATTCTGGTGCATACACTGTCTCTGATGGTTGAATAGATGACTTAACAACTTCTACCCACTCATTCCTAGCAAGAATGTCAGAAGTATCTGAAGAAATAATGCATGCCTTTACGTCATCCATATcaaatactgtatatcaaCATTTATGTTTGTAAACTTCATAATTAGTATGTGTTGATATCCTTGCAATCCTATGTACTCATGTTTTTGATATGAAAACTCAAATTGATATTGCATTAAAATACTAGTTAATTACAGACTTTGTCTGCTTTAGATGGAATTAATTTACAAGATTCAAATGTTTAGAAGCTCTCATAGGTTGTAGATACCATGATGACTTGATTTTAGTGGGTAATGCaaagtaacattttaaaaacgtGATCCATAACATTTCCAATTTTCTAATGGCTATGAAgtaattattaaataaaaaaattttgataaaaagcaTTGACAATAATTAAAAAGAAGAACTTCATATGTCATTAAAAATAAAGGCTTATCAACACTATCATTGTGACAGCATCAGCTTATCCACAACAAGCCTTGTATACTGTATTACTGTAACTGGATGTTGGGCCTCATAAGATTGGACAACCTCCCCTCCTTGCAAGCATTCCACCAGCTGGTCTTTGCTGCAACAGAGCCTCTCTTTCTCTTACATGTTGGACAACAAAGCCTGAGCTCAACGAGCTGATTTTTTTTGCCTAAGCAAATAAGCCTATCGACTAAAATCGAGGTATCCATTTGTACCAATTGCATTGCAACTGTTAGAAAAAGCCGAGTACTCAGGCAACAATGCAGCTTGTTTGGTGGAATGAGGAGTGGAAGAACAGTCCTACCAGACTTCGCCTACTTTTGCCAATTCACATCTCAACGGTTGTTGTTGTGGCTTAATCGCCTGCAAACTTGTGTAGGGCGTTT belongs to Clavelina lepadiformis chromosome 6, kaClaLepa1.1, whole genome shotgun sequence and includes:
- the LOC143462422 gene encoding ribosomal protein S6 kinase-like 1 isoform X1, whose product is MFMQKTSATTRNNERTNVSNRKQYNVVGTKCQAAGYTLYKIIIKELVSSDNLEWIKESFIWKRYTDFKNLHRCLFSIHKDLYLSGKFPTLTKLNFFEKHDQDIIKTQVHQIQELLDFTNLHKALYSCKAIEDFFKDSTPLETSSELSELKEVPIQPMSQKMKEDEKVKKMTDKETYAFMSKADMLFFDPCLSKDTSDILARNEWVEVVKSSIQPSETVYAPECDGQTNTLGNFQHPSQNQSASFPELQDVVSDPVSDKNMSSSTAIELGMDILHEEEENIGMAKDQHRKSSKARAYLNQMLERERISSESGSAFICSDSQIPSTKSEHQFETTVNTNNEMHGLQRLNAEEIKTSSCSVKGSIVGEKDEQRGFYLIEAAKFISSAQNALVDQEHENAFASYKSAINILLQGVQGDTDEVRVQTVRKKTAKYLKKAEEIYDKHLKNMVNSSRSMKTDQNVCHSAFDEAEVSYKDNCDSLNHSKKLEDDCKPAPSPRHASEDLVKFKVLGIVDKVLLVVNTSSQDTFVIKVLPKSCRKSSRFRKTVIPANVPYMVKLYHFFSTSTSIYLVLEHASGGKLWDHLSAFFTNCRKMCRANPKELNDSKLSNTALTPNNPAKTDLTDRPLLCKSDDSNTTATISENTQFTIDSLGISSDEDVDLHFEQTPTELLGENYTEETDYEKYVNSTELLSEQDLSTVALTSPLLNRKVGSSHALQAPPVLSSSPSLQHIHMADCSPSLSLNSSVEGDEVTADVLYKPNEGEKDISNRINEYGVSTIDPASIFRGCRIKSQDKSEITQKVDENELVQPCNTFKEIDQSVSSEINSLPIDTKITPTSVFNIFKQMGSQPAQSYRIPESLICTWAAEIIVAVGTLHSLGILCRNLCPDNILLSASGHIRLTYFGKWKQIDPPSACIHADHFYSAPEMINVLQKRTEACDWWSLGALLFELFTAKTLRREYPCGISSHTIICFPDYISNEAKSLLTGLLQYYPSQRLGSGVRGLDDLMAHPFFSNIEWDSLIEYC
- the LOC143462422 gene encoding ribosomal protein S6 kinase-like 1 isoform X2; protein product: MFMQKTSATTRNNERTNVSNRKQYNVVGTKCQAAGYTLYKIIIKELVSSDNLEWIKESFIWKRYTDFKNLHRCLFSIHKDLYLSGKFPTLTKLNFFEKHDQDIIKTQVHQIQELLDFTNLHKALYSCKAIEDFFKDSTPLETSSELSELKEVPIQPMSQKMKEDEKVKKMTDTSDILARNEWVEVVKSSIQPSETVYAPECDGQTNTLGNFQHPSQNQSASFPELQDVVSDPVSDKNMSSSTAIELGMDILHEEEENIGMAKDQHRKSSKARAYLNQMLERERISSESGSAFICSDSQIPSTKSEHQFETTVNTNNEMHGLQRLNAEEIKTSSCSVKGSIVGEKDEQRGFYLIEAAKFISSAQNALVDQEHENAFASYKSAINILLQGVQGDTDEVRVQTVRKKTAKYLKKAEEIYDKHLKNMVNSSRSMKTDQNVCHSAFDEAEVSYKDNCDSLNHSKKLEDDCKPAPSPRHASEDLVKFKVLGIVDKVLLVVNTSSQDTFVIKVLPKSCRKSSRFRKTVIPANVPYMVKLYHFFSTSTSIYLVLEHASGGKLWDHLSAFFTNCRKMCRANPKELNDSKLSNTALTPNNPAKTDLTDRPLLCKSDDSNTTATISENTQFTIDSLGISSDEDVDLHFEQTPTELLGENYTEETDYEKYVNSTELLSEQDLSTVALTSPLLNRKVGSSHALQAPPVLSSSPSLQHIHMADCSPSLSLNSSVEGDEVTADVLYKPNEGEKDISNRINEYGVSTIDPASIFRGCRIKSQDKSEITQKVDENELVQPCNTFKEIDQSVSSEINSLPIDTKITPTSVFNIFKQMGSQPAQSYRIPESLICTWAAEIIVAVGTLHSLGILCRNLCPDNILLSASGHIRLTYFGKWKQIDPPSACIHADHFYSAPEMINVLQKRTEACDWWSLGALLFELFTAKTLRREYPCGISSHTIICFPDYISNEAKSLLTGLLQYYPSQRLGSGVRGLDDLMAHPFFSNIEWDSLIEYC